The Saprospiraceae bacterium genome includes the window GCGACGCAACATCCTACTCGGTATCGAGGTACCAACTACGACTCAGTCTGACCCACCCACTGCTCAATTACTTTTTTCATCTTCAAGTTTATTGCTTTTTGGGGCGTTTTGCAAACTTACGATTGCGACTTGTTTTCTTGCATGACTTCTGTGTTTATTTGTGGTAGGAGAGCACATCCATTGAAGGTAGGTCCCGATGCAAGCATTACTAAGTATGACTAGGTAGGTCAAGTAATGCTAAATCGGGATGTCGGCAAAGCCTCCAATTGGACCAAAACATTGATGAAAAAGCAAGTAGGCGGAACGCAGTGACGTCCCGATAATTTAGCGGAGTAGATTTTTGCAGAAAATCGTAACGGAGCTTTATCGGGAAGAGCACATCCATTGAAGGTAGGTCCCGATGCAAGCATTACTAAGTATGACTAGGTAGGTCAAGTAATGCTAAATCGGGATGTCGGCAAAAGCCTCCAATTGGACCAAAACATTGATGAAAAAGCAAGTAGGCGGAACGCAGTGACGTCCCGATATTTAGCGGAGTAGATTTTTGCAGAAAATCGTAACGGAGCTTTATCGGGAAAGAGCACATCCATTGAAGGTAGGTCCCGATGCAAGCATTACTAAGTATGACTAGGTAGGTCAAGTAATGCTAAATCGGGATGTCGGCAAAGCCTCCAATTGGACCAAAACATTGATGAAAAAGCAAGTAGGCGGAACGCAGTGACGTCCCGATAATTTAGCGCAGTAGATTTTTGCAGAAAATCGTAACGGAGCTTTATCGGGAAGAGCACATCCATTGAAGGTAGGGTGAATTATGTTAAAAAGAGAAGGGTGTTGTTGGTCAAATGTAGATAACCATCGAAAAGAGATAGCAAGGGCTGGGCTTTTGCTTTGATTGGCCTGGCGAGATATCAGCCGTTTATCCCGCTGGTTCTCGAGCTACACTCGTGAACCTGTCACTTCCAAGACTGCCTGTAGCTCCAGCTACATCGCCGCGCCCCAGCTCGGCATTGAGCAGCACACTGCGAGCTGGAGCTCGCAACCAAAACCCGCATACAAGCAAAGCTTGTGCGAACATAAAAATGGCAACACATCGCCGCGCCTTCAATGGCAATATCAAATTCAATGATAATTTCAATGTCAAATTCAATGTCAATTTCAATGACAATTTCAATGACAATTTCAATGTCTTCTGTGTCGCTGAAGGCTTACCCCAAACCCTCCACTACCTCTTTCCCTCCACTACCTCCCCGTCCAAAAAAAACCACTAGCCAAACCCTAAACCTTCAACCTTCAAACCCTCCACTACCTCTTTCCCTCCACTACCTCCCCGTCCAAAAAAAAACACTAGCCAAACCCTAAACCTTCAACCTTCAAACCCTCCACTACCTCTTTCCCTCCACTACCTCCCCGTCCCAAAAAAAACACTAGCCACCCTCCCCCAAAAAACAAGCATCAGCCCTGCCGCCCGAAGACCTTCAAGCTAATAAAACGATCATTTTTATACTCACAATTTCGCAAGGTATCTTCGTGGATAAACTGCAATTTTTTAAGGACTTTATCCGAGGCCACATTGCCCGTTTCTACGAAAGCCTCGATCCGATTAATTTCCAGGTTTTCGAAAGCGTAGGGGACCACTAGTTGCAGGGCCTCTGAGACATAGCCTTTTTTCCAATGCAATGGTAACAACCAATAGCCCAGTTCAATCTTTTTGTGGTGGGGTTGGTATTCGTTATAGCCGCAGGCGCCAAGGAAGGTACCTGTTTCCTTAGCACAAATCGCCCACCA containing:
- a CDS encoding GNAT family N-acetyltransferase: MLFPTTFPSLHSERLLLRQIVPKDLPNIYQGLSDKKVIRYYGVSFASLEATEAQMEWYEQLWAEQTGIWWAICAKETGTFLGACGYNEYQPHHKKIELGYWLLPLHWKKGYVSEALQLVVPYAFENLEINRIEAFVETGNVASDKVLKKLQFIHEDTLRNCEYKNDRFISLKVFGRQG